The following proteins are encoded in a genomic region of Caldicoprobacter guelmensis:
- a CDS encoding DRTGG domain-containing protein has protein sequence MKVSQMVEALCLKVLAGEKFLEREVSSGYCCDLLSRVMAKGEKGMAWITVQTHMNVVAVAALIEMACVIIPEGIEVERKVLDKAEEEGVIVLSSNLTAFELVGKLYQMGIVPVRNDAS, from the coding sequence ATGAAAGTATCGCAAATGGTCGAGGCTTTATGCCTTAAGGTATTGGCAGGAGAAAAATTTTTGGAACGAGAGGTATCAAGCGGTTATTGCTGTGACCTTTTGAGCAGGGTGATGGCAAAAGGGGAAAAAGGAATGGCGTGGATTACCGTGCAGACGCACATGAATGTAGTGGCTGTGGCTGCATTAATTGAGATGGCTTGTGTAATAATCCCCGAAGGCATAGAGGTGGAACGCAAGGTCTTGGACAAGGCAGAAGAAGAAGGGGTAATAGTGCTTTCGTCTAATTTAACGGCTTTTGAGCTGGTGGGAAAATTGTATCAAATGGGCATTGTGCCTGTGCGCAACGATGCGAGCTGA
- a CDS encoding PHP domain-containing protein, whose translation MKIAVDLHIHSALSPCADDDMTPNNIVNMAILKGLDVIAVTDHNSCDNVKAVMNVADGRILVLPGMEVQTKEEVHLLCYFENLQNLLDFDAYIRNFMPWIPNVPEIFGNQYIMDEKDQIIGQREDLLLSSVELSVEQVVYQVLQRKGIVVPAHVDRTSYSIISQLGFIPTNLPFKVLEFSKFDTNYTMYFREYKRVYSSDAHQLGQILERRMLIDVYNVSLAAVIQWFKDLSVV comes from the coding sequence ATGAAAATAGCGGTGGACCTTCATATACACTCGGCGCTGTCCCCTTGTGCCGATGATGACATGACCCCAAACAACATCGTTAACATGGCTATTTTAAAGGGGCTTGATGTGATAGCCGTAACTGACCACAACAGCTGTGACAACGTTAAGGCCGTCATGAATGTTGCTGACGGCCGTATTTTGGTATTGCCGGGTATGGAGGTTCAGACAAAAGAAGAGGTTCATTTGCTGTGCTATTTTGAAAATTTACAGAATCTGCTTGATTTTGACGCGTATATACGTAATTTTATGCCTTGGATACCAAATGTACCAGAGATTTTTGGGAATCAGTATATAATGGATGAAAAGGATCAAATCATAGGCCAGAGAGAGGATTTGTTGCTTTCATCTGTTGAATTATCGGTTGAACAGGTAGTATATCAGGTTTTGCAAAGAAAAGGGATTGTTGTGCCAGCTCATGTCGACCGCACTTCCTACAGCATCATTTCTCAGCTCGGTTTTATCCCTACAAACTTGCCCTTTAAGGTTTTAGAATTTTCGAAGTTTGACACGAATTACACAATGTATTTTCGAGAATACAAGCGAGTTTATTCATCGGATGCTCATCAATTGGGCCAAATACTTGAAAGAAGAATGTTAATAGACGTATATAATGTATCATTAGCTGCTGTTATACAGTGGTTTAAAGATTTATCTGTTGTTTAA
- the nuoE gene encoding NADH-quinone oxidoreductase subunit NuoE yields the protein MAVSVLTEDKEKFEEFKKVIEEYKGKEGPLMPILQKAQEIFGCLSLDVQNYIAEELNIPITDIYGVATFYAQFTLKPKGKYKIGVCLGTACYVKGSQKVLDKLQEILNIKVGDTTDDGKFTLEATRCLGACGLAPVMMINDHVYGRLKPEDVEGIIARYKDE from the coding sequence ATGGCGGTATCTGTTTTGACAGAGGATAAGGAAAAGTTTGAAGAATTTAAGAAGGTGATTGAGGAGTATAAAGGCAAGGAAGGACCGCTTATGCCTATACTCCAAAAGGCCCAGGAGATATTTGGTTGCCTGTCGTTGGATGTACAAAACTATATAGCGGAGGAACTGAATATTCCAATAACTGACATTTACGGCGTGGCCACCTTTTATGCCCAGTTCACTCTAAAGCCCAAGGGAAAGTACAAGATCGGAGTTTGTCTGGGGACGGCTTGCTATGTAAAGGGTTCGCAAAAGGTGCTGGACAAGCTGCAGGAAATCCTAAATATTAAGGTGGGGGATACCACCGACGATGGCAAGTTTACGCTTGAAGCTACGCGCTGCCTTGGAGCGTGCGGCCTGGCTCCGGTCATGATGATAAATGACCATGTATACGGTAGGCTCAAGCCGGAGGACGTGGAAGGGATAATTGCAAGATATAAGGATGAATAG
- a CDS encoding ATP-binding protein, whose product MEDISLYILDLVQNSVAAGATLIEISITEDIQNDRLILSIKDNGRGMDSQTVKRVTDPFYTTRTTRRVGLGLSLVEAAAQACNGGVYIFSQPGKGTEVRVEFEYHHIDRPPLGSMEQTLVTLVACNPTIDFVYTHTTPVGRVYFDSREVRQKLGELPINHPEVIEWIKEYIKEGIDEISGGGGA is encoded by the coding sequence ATGGAGGACATATCGCTTTATATTTTAGACTTGGTACAAAATTCCGTTGCCGCGGGAGCTACCCTTATTGAAATATCGATAACAGAGGATATACAGAATGACAGGCTCATACTGAGTATAAAGGACAACGGTCGGGGAATGGACTCTCAAACGGTTAAAAGGGTTACTGATCCTTTCTATACGACGCGGACCACCCGAAGGGTGGGTTTGGGGTTGTCGCTTGTAGAGGCAGCTGCCCAGGCCTGCAATGGTGGGGTTTATATCTTCTCACAGCCAGGAAAAGGTACCGAGGTGAGGGTGGAGTTTGAATATCATCATATTGACCGTCCACCTTTAGGCAGCATGGAGCAGACTCTAGTGACGTTGGTTGCTTGCAATCCAACGATAGACTTTGTATATACCCACACCACTCCGGTAGGGAGGGTGTATTTTGATTCACGAGAGGTCCGGCAGAAGCTAGGAGAGTTGCCGATAAATCATCCCGAAGTGATTGAGTGGATTAAGGAGTATATAAAGGAAGGCATTGATGAAATAAGCGGAGGTGGAGGAGCATGA
- a CDS encoding (2Fe-2S) ferredoxin domain-containing protein has protein sequence MKTLKELEEIRQRALESVNLRKERNGTRVVVGMGTCGIAAGARPVLLAFLEEVKKRNLQDVIVTQTGCIGVCRLEPMAEVYRPGEEKVTYVKLTPEKVRRIVAEHIVNGRPVTEFTIGAADQQ, from the coding sequence ATGAAAACTTTAAAGGAATTAGAGGAAATCAGACAGCGGGCCTTGGAGTCCGTTAATTTAAGAAAAGAAAGGAACGGTACCAGAGTAGTTGTTGGAATGGGGACGTGCGGTATTGCAGCTGGCGCAAGGCCAGTGCTTTTGGCATTTTTAGAAGAGGTAAAAAAGCGAAATCTTCAAGATGTTATAGTGACTCAAACCGGTTGTATAGGGGTATGCCGTCTGGAACCCATGGCAGAGGTCTACAGGCCCGGTGAAGAGAAGGTCACCTATGTGAAGCTTACCCCTGAAAAGGTGAGGCGGATTGTAGCAGAGCATATTGTAAACGGTAGGCCGGTTACCGAGTTCACCATAGGTGCGGCTGATCAGCAATGA
- the nuoF gene encoding NADH-quinone oxidoreductase subunit NuoF, with protein sequence MELYRAHVLVCGGTGCTSSGSPAIIDKFNEELEKHNIKNEVKVVRTGCFGLCEVGPVVIVYPEGAFYSRVKAEDVPEIVEEHLVKGRIVKRLLYHDSIAQDQTIKSLDEVGFYKKQMRIALRNCGIIDPENIEEYIAMDGYKALAKVLTEMTPEQVIEVVKASGLRGRGGAGFPTGLKWEFTRKAPGDKKYVCCNADEGDPGAFMDRSILEGDPHSVIEAMAIAGYAVGADQGYIYVRAEYPIAVKRLTIAIAQAREYGLLGKDIFGTGFNFDIELRLGAGAFVCGEETALMASIEGKRGEPRPRPPFPAIKGVFSKPTLLNNVETYANIPPIILKGPEWFSSIGTERSKGTKVFALGGKINNTGLVEVPMGTTLREIVYDIGGGIPGGKKFKAAQTGGPSGGCIPAQHLDTPIDYESLIQIGSMMGSGGLIIMDEDTCMVDIARFFLDFTVSESCGKCPPCRIGTKRMLEILDRIVSGKGQEGDIEKLELLAKNIKAAALCGLGQTAPNPVLSTIRYFRDEYEAHIKEKRCPAGVCQALLRYVIIAELCKGCGLCARNCPVGAISGERKKPYSIDADKCIKCGVCIEKCPFNAIKKQ encoded by the coding sequence ATGGAACTGTATCGCGCTCATGTATTGGTATGTGGGGGGACAGGGTGCACATCATCAGGTTCTCCAGCTATTATAGATAAATTTAACGAAGAGCTTGAAAAACACAACATAAAGAACGAGGTGAAAGTGGTAAGGACAGGGTGTTTTGGTCTGTGCGAAGTCGGCCCTGTAGTGATAGTTTATCCCGAGGGCGCTTTTTATAGCCGCGTCAAAGCAGAAGATGTGCCCGAAATAGTCGAGGAGCACCTGGTTAAAGGTAGGATTGTAAAGCGACTTTTGTATCACGACAGCATAGCACAAGACCAGACCATCAAATCGCTTGACGAGGTTGGATTCTATAAAAAGCAGATGAGGATAGCTCTAAGGAATTGCGGTATTATAGACCCTGAGAATATAGAAGAGTATATTGCCATGGATGGGTATAAGGCTCTGGCTAAGGTGCTCACCGAGATGACGCCTGAACAGGTGATAGAGGTTGTTAAGGCGTCTGGCTTGAGGGGTAGAGGAGGTGCAGGGTTCCCAACAGGACTTAAATGGGAATTCACAAGGAAGGCGCCGGGGGATAAGAAGTATGTCTGCTGCAACGCTGACGAAGGAGACCCTGGTGCTTTTATGGATCGAAGCATCCTTGAGGGTGACCCACATAGCGTCATTGAGGCCATGGCCATTGCAGGATACGCTGTGGGTGCTGACCAGGGTTATATTTACGTGCGTGCAGAGTATCCGATAGCTGTTAAGCGATTGACTATAGCCATAGCACAGGCCAGGGAATATGGATTGCTGGGGAAAGACATATTTGGAACCGGATTTAACTTTGATATAGAGTTACGCCTTGGAGCGGGTGCGTTTGTGTGCGGTGAGGAGACCGCTCTCATGGCTTCTATCGAGGGCAAGAGGGGTGAGCCCAGGCCCAGGCCACCATTCCCGGCCATCAAAGGGGTATTCTCCAAGCCCACCCTTCTCAACAACGTTGAGACCTATGCGAACATTCCGCCTATAATCCTTAAAGGGCCTGAGTGGTTTAGCTCTATTGGTACCGAGAGGAGCAAGGGGACCAAAGTATTCGCCCTGGGCGGGAAGATCAATAATACCGGCTTGGTGGAGGTACCAATGGGTACAACCCTCCGTGAAATCGTATACGACATCGGTGGTGGGATCCCGGGCGGCAAGAAGTTTAAAGCTGCTCAAACGGGCGGTCCGTCTGGTGGTTGTATACCCGCCCAACATCTGGATACCCCTATCGATTACGAATCTCTCATACAAATTGGGTCTATGATGGGGTCGGGTGGCCTTATCATAATGGACGAGGATACCTGTATGGTGGATATTGCCAGGTTCTTCCTTGACTTTACGGTGAGCGAGTCATGTGGCAAGTGTCCGCCCTGCCGCATAGGGACTAAGAGAATGTTGGAAATACTGGACAGGATAGTCAGCGGTAAGGGACAGGAAGGGGATATAGAAAAGCTAGAGCTTCTTGCGAAGAACATTAAAGCCGCTGCCTTGTGCGGTTTGGGACAAACGGCGCCTAATCCGGTGCTCAGCACCATACGCTATTTCAGAGACGAGTACGAAGCTCATATAAAGGAGAAGAGATGCCCTGCTGGCGTTTGCCAGGCGCTGTTGCGCTATGTCATTATTGCTGAGCTGTGTAAGGGTTGTGGGCTGTGTGCTAGGAATTGTCCAGTGGGTGCTATATCCGGTGAGCGCAAGAAGCCTTATAGCATAGATGCCGATAAGTGTATTAAGTGCGGCGTATGCATTGAGAAATGTCCGTTTAATGCCATCAAAAAGCAGTAG
- a CDS encoding NADH-dependent [FeFe] hydrogenase, group A6 — translation MRMVKVTIDGIQVEVPEGSTVLEAARLANIDIPTLCYLKGINEIGACRMCVVEVKGARALQAACVYPVSDGMEIKTNTPAVREARKVNLELILSNHDRNCLTCVRNQNCELQELAQKLGVNEIRFEGERINYPLDDFSPSIVRDPNKCILCRRCVSVCRNVQGIGVIGVSERGFDTIVSPVFGMSLKDVPCIYCGQCIEACPVGALKEKDDTEKVWNAINNPDLFVVVQTAPAVRVALGEEFGMEMGTIVKGKMVAALKRLGFDKVFDTDFGADLTIMEEGTELLNRLKSGGKLPLITSCSPGWVKYCEHYFPEFLDNLSTCKSPHEMVGALIKSYYAEKNGIDPSKIFVVSIMPCTAKKFEAQRPELSATGYPDVDVVLTTRELARMIKQAGIDFVNLPDEEYDPFFGDSTGAGVIFGATGGVMEAALRTVAEIVTGKPLDNIEITEVRGLEGVKEAEISLGDMTIRAAVAHGTANAKALLEKVKSGEKEYHFIEIMACPGGCVNGGGQPIVKAKERMDVDPRQVRASAIYQEDRNLPLRKSHENPSVKRLYEEYLGYPNSHKAHELLHTHYIPRKKYL, via the coding sequence ATGAGAATGGTCAAAGTTACTATAGACGGTATTCAGGTTGAGGTTCCAGAGGGGAGCACAGTTCTGGAAGCTGCTCGCCTTGCAAATATAGATATACCAACGTTGTGTTATTTGAAGGGGATCAACGAAATTGGGGCTTGCAGGATGTGCGTTGTAGAAGTGAAGGGTGCTAGGGCCCTGCAGGCTGCCTGTGTATATCCGGTTTCGGATGGAATGGAGATAAAAACTAATACGCCTGCTGTACGTGAAGCCAGAAAGGTGAACCTGGAGCTCATTTTATCCAATCATGACCGGAATTGTTTAACTTGCGTGCGTAACCAAAATTGTGAGCTTCAGGAGCTGGCGCAAAAGCTGGGCGTAAATGAGATACGTTTTGAGGGAGAGCGCATCAATTATCCGCTTGATGACTTTTCGCCTTCAATAGTGCGCGACCCCAACAAGTGTATCTTGTGCCGTCGCTGCGTATCGGTGTGCCGAAACGTGCAGGGCATAGGCGTAATCGGCGTGAGCGAGCGAGGTTTTGATACAATCGTTTCGCCGGTATTTGGTATGAGCCTCAAGGATGTGCCTTGTATATACTGTGGCCAGTGCATTGAAGCCTGTCCCGTAGGGGCCCTCAAAGAAAAGGACGACACCGAAAAAGTATGGAATGCTATCAACAACCCTGACCTGTTTGTGGTGGTACAGACAGCTCCGGCGGTACGCGTGGCTCTGGGAGAAGAGTTTGGCATGGAGATGGGCACCATCGTAAAAGGTAAAATGGTAGCTGCTCTAAAGCGGCTGGGCTTTGATAAGGTGTTTGATACCGATTTTGGAGCCGATTTGACTATAATGGAAGAGGGAACCGAGCTTCTTAATAGGCTTAAGAGCGGAGGAAAACTCCCGCTGATCACCTCATGCAGCCCAGGATGGGTTAAGTACTGTGAACACTATTTCCCAGAGTTTCTGGATAACCTCTCCACATGTAAATCGCCTCATGAAATGGTGGGTGCCCTGATTAAGTCCTATTATGCAGAAAAGAATGGCATTGACCCGTCGAAGATATTCGTGGTGTCGATAATGCCGTGTACCGCTAAGAAGTTTGAGGCCCAGCGTCCCGAGCTTAGTGCGACAGGTTATCCCGATGTCGATGTTGTGCTAACCACCAGAGAGCTGGCGCGGATGATCAAACAGGCAGGCATAGATTTTGTAAACCTTCCTGATGAGGAGTATGACCCCTTCTTTGGCGATTCTACTGGTGCCGGCGTCATATTTGGAGCAACCGGTGGCGTGATGGAGGCAGCTTTAAGGACGGTGGCTGAGATTGTCACTGGTAAGCCATTGGACAACATCGAAATAACTGAAGTACGAGGACTGGAAGGAGTAAAGGAAGCCGAGATTTCTCTGGGAGACATGACGATAAGGGCGGCGGTGGCCCATGGTACTGCCAACGCAAAAGCGCTTCTTGAAAAAGTAAAATCTGGAGAGAAGGAATACCACTTTATAGAGATAATGGCCTGCCCTGGTGGATGCGTCAACGGAGGCGGTCAGCCAATAGTCAAGGCCAAAGAGAGGATGGATGTAGATCCAAGGCAGGTAAGGGCATCTGCCATATATCAGGAAGATAGAAATCTGCCGCTTAGGAAGTCCCATGAGAATCCCTCGGTAAAGAGGCTGTATGAGGAGTATTTGGGATATCCCAATAGCCATAAAGCTCATGAACTGTTGCATACCCATTATATACCCAGGAAAAAGTATTTGTGA
- a CDS encoding DUF2089 domain-containing protein, with protein sequence MQHNIITICAVCGTKLEVTELHCCRCDTTYKGHFKLDKFSYLTPEQKYFIEVFLKCRGNIKEVEKELNISYPTVRSKLDDVICSLGYDVGGNEKKQTNKREVLELLSQGVITYEEAIKMMKENSK encoded by the coding sequence TTGCAGCACAATATCATAACGATATGTGCGGTGTGTGGCACCAAGCTAGAAGTGACGGAATTGCATTGCTGTAGGTGCGATACCACATATAAAGGGCATTTTAAGCTAGATAAATTCAGTTACTTAACGCCGGAACAGAAATATTTCATTGAGGTATTTCTAAAATGTAGGGGTAACATAAAAGAAGTGGAAAAGGAACTCAATATTTCATACCCAACTGTTCGTAGCAAACTTGATGATGTTATTTGTAGTCTGGGCTACGATGTTGGTGGCAATGAAAAAAAGCAGACCAACAAAAGAGAGGTTTTGGAGCTACTGAGCCAAGGGGTGATTACCTACGAAGAGGCAATAAAGATGATGAAAGAGAACAGTAAATAA
- a CDS encoding SHOCT-like domain-containing protein, producing the protein MMKEEIRKILKMVEEKKITAEEAEKLIDMIEPENTGLTQYDSSSNGNYEKFLRVKVVENGANKVNVNIPLSLIEVGLKLGTQVGAQFEPKLEALKNIDFNEIIQSIKNGAQGKLVEIEDDETYVSVVVE; encoded by the coding sequence ATGATGAAAGAAGAAATAAGAAAGATTTTAAAGATGGTAGAGGAGAAGAAGATTACTGCAGAGGAGGCCGAAAAACTTATTGATATGATTGAGCCAGAAAACACAGGTCTAACACAGTATGATTCAAGCTCAAATGGAAATTACGAGAAATTTTTGAGGGTTAAAGTGGTTGAAAACGGGGCTAATAAAGTGAATGTAAATATTCCGCTCTCATTAATTGAGGTGGGGTTAAAACTGGGGACACAGGTTGGGGCACAATTTGAGCCCAAATTGGAAGCTTTGAAGAATATTGATTTTAACGAGATTATACAGTCTATTAAAAATGGAGCACAAGGAAAGCTTGTCGAAATAGAAGATGATGAGACTTATGTAAGCGTTGTAGTTGAATGA